The genomic region TGGGCACCGCAATGCCCTCGTCGAACAGAATCTGAGCCGCCTTGAGGATCTTATAGTTGTCAGCTTCGGCAAACACAACCCGCTTAGGGTTGGCGCGGGCCGCCGACGTGATGCGGTTCATCAGCTTCTGGTTCACGCCGAGGCGGCCGCGCAGCTCATCTTCGTAGGCCACCCAGTCCTGAATATGCACGCGGGCCGAGCCGCTTTCCATGGCGGCGCGGGCCACGGCCGGGCTCACGGCCGTAATCAGGCGCGGATCGAGGGGCTTAGGGATGAGGTAGGTGCGGCCGAAAGCCAGCGTGTTGTCGCCGTAGGCGCGGTTCACCATGTCGGGCACGGGCTCCTTGGCCAGGTCGGAGAGGGCGCGCACGGCGGCCAGCTTCATGGCTTCGTTGATTTCCGTGGCCCGCACGTCCAGCGCCCCCCGGAAGATGTAGGGGAAGCCCAGCACGTTGTTTACCTGGTTAGGATGGTCGCTGCGGCCCGTCGCCATGATGATGTCGGGACGGGTGGCCATGGCCAGCTCGTAGGCAATTTCGGGGTTGGGGTTGGCAAGCGCGAATACGATGGGGTTGTCGGCCATCTTCAGCAGCAGCTCGGCGGGCAGCACGTTGGCCGCCGAGAGGCCCAGGAACACGTCGGCACCTTCCAGCGCCTCGGCCATGGTGCTGATGGGCCGGCTGGTAGCAAAGTGCCGCTGTAGCGGGTCAAGGTCGGTGCGGCTGGCATTGATGACGCCGTCCTTATCGAAGACCACCACATTTTCCAGCCGCAAACCCAGCGCCAGATACAGGCGCAGGCAGCTGATGGCCGCCGCGCCCGCGCCGCTCACCACCAGACGGATGTCCTTGATGCTCTTGCCCACTACCTCCAGCCCGTTGAGCAGCGCCGCCGACGAAATAATGGCCGTGCCATGCTGGTCGTCGTGCATGAGCGGGATGTTCATCTTCTCGCGCAGCTCTGTTTCGATGCGGAAGCACTCCGGGGCTTTTATATCCTCGAGGTTGATGCCACCGAACGTGGGCTCCAGGGCCTTCACGATGCGGATGAACTCGTCGGGGTCGGTGGCGTCGATTTCAATGTCGAAGCAGTCGATGCCCGCGAATTTCTTGAACAGTACGCCTTTGCCTTCCATCACCGGCTTGGAGGCCGCCGGCCCGATGTTGCCGAGGCCCAGCACGGCCGTACCGTTGCTGATAACGGCTACCAGGTTGCCCTTGGCGGTGTATTTATATACGTCGTCGGGGTTGGCGGCAATGGCCAGGCAGGGCTCGGCTACGCCCGGCGAGTAGGCCAGGGCCAGATCCAGCTGGGTGCTGACGGGCTTGGTGGGCACTACCTCAATCTTGCCGGCGGGGCTTTGGGAATGGTAGTCGAGAGCGTCCTGCTTGTTGATCTTGAGCATGAGTCGGATTCCAGGGTGAAATGCCACCGCCGAAGCCGCAGCCTAGGCAAGTTGGGGCCAAATCCGCCGGAATCAAAGTTTACGCAGCTCGTCTGTCATTCCGGCAAGAAAGGAATCCGGGTAAACTGGTTTCCGCACCTGTACCCCGGATTCCTCGTGCGTCGGAATGAGAGCTTACCGCAGCGGCACCTCCGTGAAGGTACCATAGACGCGCAAATCGCCGGAGCGGCGGTTATCGACGCCGGTGGCCAGGAACGTGAACGGGTCTTTGCTATCGGCGGCTTCTACGGTGTAGCTGCCGCTGATCAGGTTGCGGGTGGCATCATAGCTGCTGATGACGAATGAGCCCGTGAGGTGGTGGTTGTTACCCGTTATCAGGTTGCCGATGGCGCTGCTGTTGAGGCTGGCCCGCAGGTAGCTCACCTGCACGTCGCCCGCGCCGGGGTCGGGCTGCGAAGCCAGCGTGTAGGCGCCGGTCAGGCCGGGCTTCTGGCGGCTTTTGGCAAGTGTGAATTCCAGCTGGTCGGTGGTGCTGGTTTGGCTGTTGCTGAGCTTGAGCACAAGCCGGTCGGAGAGCAACTGGCCGCTGGGCCGGTCGGCCAGGTGGTTGATGCCGCGCGTTTCGTCGGGGCTGGTGTAATGAAATGTCATGTTGAGGGTAGCCGCCTGCACCGGCGCGGCGGGCTGGGGCTGGTCGGCGGAGTCTTTTTGGCAGGCGATAGTGAATAGCGTAGCAGAAGTAAGGAGCGTAACTAGAAAGCGTTTCATCAACATAACCGGGAGCATAGATGGGTATGGCAGCCCGAGTTCCAAGAGTTGTGCCAGACTCTGTGGGAATAGTTCCGTAGCACGGATATTTTTTTGGCAGCCTGGTGTACTTAGCGGGCCGAAAGGAACATTCCGGCTCGCACCCTTTTGCTGTTTACCTTTCCCGCATGGAAACCGCCCACACCTTTCAGGCGCAGCTGGAGCCCGGCGGCCCCAGCTTTATGCCTACCCAGATAGTGGTAGTGCCGCCGCTGGTGCTGGAGGCGCTGGGAGGCAAGGCCACGAAGCGCGTGATGGGCACCGTGAACGGCCACGCCGTACGGCTAGGGCTGCTGCTGCTACCCGGCGGCGGCCGTTACCTGATGCTCAGCAAAGACCTGTGCCGGGCCGCGGGCATTCAGCTGGGCCAGCACCTCACCATCAGCCTCGCCCCCGACCCGCAACCCGACTATGTAGAGCTGCCCGCCGAGCTGGCCGAAGCCCTGGAAACCTGGCCGGAAGCAGAGGCCAGCTTCGCCAGGCACTCGGGCAGCATGCGCCGCGCCATGGCCCGCCACGTAGCCACCGCCAAACAGACCGAAACCCGCGCCCGCCGCGCCGTGGAGCTAATCGAGCGGCTGGCCCTGAACGGGCACCCGTTCCGGAAGTAACGCGAAGCTTCTGCGCACGTGCTTAGCAAGTTTCCACGCGTTAGCACAAGTGGCGCGGTGCCGCACACTCGCTTCGCTCGTTAACCAAGCGGGAGCTTGGTGTTACTTCTTACCGGTCCGACACCGAGAGCGAAGAACTGCCCACCGCCGGCTGGCCAGTGGCCCCAATACCTTCGGCGCTGACGCGGAAAGTGCCGCCTTGGTCGGCGGTATAGAACGTGAAGCGGGCCGTGCCGGAGGCCGGCACGGCTAGGCGCGGCAGCCAGTAGAGCGTAGTGGCACGCGGGTCGGGGCGGTTGGCGGCCGGGGCTTTTTCGTAGCGGGGCGCGTAGAACTCGCGGGCGCGGTGATAGGCCGGCAGTTGGCGCACTGCCACGCCTGCAGCAGGCTCCTTGCTGTAGTTGTAGTCGGGGTTGCCGCGCTTGGTGAATACGGCAATGACGCCATTGCCGCCGCGGCTACCATAAATAGCAGCCGACGCCCCTTTCAGTACTTCAATGCGCTCCACAATCGTGGGCGGAATTCCCACCAGCCCATCAATATCCGAAAGCGGCATACCATCGAGCAGAAACAAGGGCTGACTAGAGCCCGAAAAGCTGGAGATGCCCCGGATCTGGACGTTGTAGGAGAAGCCGGTACGCGTTATCTGCACGCCCGCCACGCGGCCCTGCATCAGCTGAAAAATATCGGAATACGTGTCAGCCAGCGGAATGTCGCGCAAGGTCAGTACGTTGTCGGCGGTGCCGTGGATGGAGCGGGGGTCGCGCGGGGGCGGCGTGGGGCGGCTGCCTTTCACGGTCACGTTGCGAAGCATAATACTGCGGCTGGAATCTGGGCGGTATTGCTGTTCGAGCACCTGCTGGCGGCGGCTGCGCTGGGCGTAGGCAGCTACTTCGGGCTGGGCGGCAGCAGGTGCCAGTAGAGGCAGCGGCAATGGTTTAGCCGGCAGCGGCCACAGCTCGTTGAGTTGAATCAGAACATTGCTGCCGCCTTTCTCGGTGCGGGCCTGCACCAGCACCCTGGCCGAATCCTGCCCGGGAAAGCCAGTAAACAGGAACTGTCCGTCGGCGTTGGATTGCCCGGCGCTGATGCTTTTTTCGGCCTGCTGAAACAGCGTGACGTTACCATTGGGCACAGGTTTCTGGTTGGCGCGCACCAGCCGGCCGCCCAGCGTAAGGTTCTGCTCGGTCATAAACTGATACGCGGCCACAGGCGAGGCGTTGGAAGCCACCAGCTCGCGCCACACAAAGCGGCTCCAGCCCTGCGTAAGCAGCAGCTGGTCGAGGGCGAGGCGCGTGTCGGACGTAGGGTTGCGGAAGTAGTAGCCGGGATTTTCGACGTAGCCTTTCAGCTCCGAGGTCAACAGCAACTGCGACTCGATAGTGGCGTCGGTGGTGGCGGTGGCGGGCAGGCCGCCATCCGTGGCCACGGCCAACGACAGCTCGGCGGCGGTCGGGGCGCCGGCGCCGGTGCGCACGTCTACGTCTACGGTCACGGCTTCGCGCGGGCCGTAGACGGGTTTGTTGGGACGCACAGTGATGCGCAGGGGGTTAGCATCGGGCACGAATGCCAGCCGCTCGGCGCGGGACACTTGCTGGTCGTCGAAGAGCGTTATGTGCAGCACGCCGGCGGGCATTTTGCCTTTGGGCAGGGTAGCCGCGAATATTTCATTACCCTGAATCTGCCCCTCGCCCACGTACACGGGTACGCCGCGCACATGCGCCAGCAGCCGCAGACCCACCGGCCCGGCCGGCGCCCCCGCTGCCGGCTGGTGGCGAATAAATACTTTAAACGAGTTGCCGATTTCGCGCGTGTTCATCACCCAGCCACTGGGCTGGGCCACAGGCAGCGGGTAGTCGGCGGTGGTACCGGCGGGCAGCGCCACGCGGGCGTGGTAGCGGCGGCCGGCGGCCGGCGTGAAGTTAAAGGAACTCATGCCCAGCGCGGGCGTGCTGAAGCTGGCCTGCACTTGGTTCTGGTCGTCGAGAATGTCACCGCGCACGGCCAGGCCGGTGCCGGTGGCATCAAGGGCCTTCACCCCTACCACCGTGGCTAGGCCGGCCACATAGTCGCCTCCTTCCGGAAAAAACTGCACGTCGGGCCGGGCCGGGGCTGCCGGACGGGTTACGCTGCGGCGGGCGGGAGTGGGCTTGCCGGCTGAGGCACTGGCCGCGTCGGGAGCGGGCGGCGCCACCTGCCACACGGGCACGCGGCGCGAGAAAAACAGCTGCTCGCTGGTATTACGCATCCAGTGGGTGTAGGCGCGCACCGTGTATATGCCTTGCGCCAGCGTATCGGGCAGGGCTAGGTCGCCGTGTGCAAGGCCGCCGCGCAGGGCCAACGTGCGGCGCAGCAGCACCCGCCGCCCCGAGGGGCTGACTACATCCACGTACAGCACCCGGCTGAGCGAGTCGAGCTGGTGATGCCGGGCATCGGCCACGTAGGCCTTAAACCATACGGTTTCGCCGGCGGCATATGCGGCCTGGTTGAGGTGCAGATAGCTGATTTCGGGCTGAGCATCGGTATAGAAAGCCAGCAGCCGCTCCACGAGGCGCCCGGCAGGGTCAGCAGGGGTTTGGAAAGCCAGACTAATGGCGGCCATGGAAGCAGCGGCAGCGCCCAGGGCTAAATGCTGCAGGCGGAGAGGTAAAGTAGTTTTCACAGGATACTGGTAGTGAATGAATAAATCGAGGCGAAAATAGAGGAAAGACGCTACAACGCGAAGCTTCTGCTTGGTGCTACCTGTGCAGCGAATATGCGGCGCCGTGCCATTTGCGCCAATGCCTGATATTCGCTTCGCTCGTTCACCCAGCGGGAGCTTCACGTTACAGCCGAATGCTGAACACTAAGGGTTCGATTATCAAATCATTGGTGTAGGTATCCACGACTACCCGCACACCGCCTTCCAGCGGGGTGCGCAGCCGCAGCACGTTGAACAGCGCCGCCACGTCGAGGCCCACGTTGCGGTAGTTGCCGCGGCCCGACACGCCGGTGCTGCGGCCCTGGGCCACATCCAGAAACCCGGTGGCCCGCAGCCGCTGCACGTACAGCAGCCGCCCCACCGACCAGTGCGGAAACGCCAGCGGCAGGTAGTAGTCGGCAGAGGCAGCGCTGAGCTGGTCGAAGCT from Hymenobacter canadensis harbors:
- a CDS encoding TonB-dependent receptor plug domain-containing protein → MKTTLPLRLQHLALGAAAASMAAISLAFQTPADPAGRLVERLLAFYTDAQPEISYLHLNQAAYAAGETVWFKAYVADARHHQLDSLSRVLYVDVVSPSGRRVLLRRTLALRGGLAHGDLALPDTLAQGIYTVRAYTHWMRNTSEQLFFSRRVPVWQVAPPAPDAASASAGKPTPARRSVTRPAAPARPDVQFFPEGGDYVAGLATVVGVKALDATGTGLAVRGDILDDQNQVQASFSTPALGMSSFNFTPAAGRRYHARVALPAGTTADYPLPVAQPSGWVMNTREIGNSFKVFIRHQPAAGAPAGPVGLRLLAHVRGVPVYVGEGQIQGNEIFAATLPKGKMPAGVLHITLFDDQQVSRAERLAFVPDANPLRITVRPNKPVYGPREAVTVDVDVRTGAGAPTAAELSLAVATDGGLPATATTDATIESQLLLTSELKGYVENPGYYFRNPTSDTRLALDQLLLTQGWSRFVWRELVASNASPVAAYQFMTEQNLTLGGRLVRANQKPVPNGNVTLFQQAEKSISAGQSNADGQFLFTGFPGQDSARVLVQARTEKGGSNVLIQLNELWPLPAKPLPLPLLAPAAAQPEVAAYAQRSRRQQVLEQQYRPDSSRSIMLRNVTVKGSRPTPPPRDPRSIHGTADNVLTLRDIPLADTYSDIFQLMQGRVAGVQITRTGFSYNVQIRGISSFSGSSQPLFLLDGMPLSDIDGLVGIPPTIVERIEVLKGASAAIYGSRGGNGVIAVFTKRGNPDYNYSKEPAAGVAVRQLPAYHRAREFYAPRYEKAPAANRPDPRATTLYWLPRLAVPASGTARFTFYTADQGGTFRVSAEGIGATGQPAVGSSSLSVSDR
- a CDS encoding YdeI/OmpD-associated family protein; protein product: METAHTFQAQLEPGGPSFMPTQIVVVPPLVLEALGGKATKRVMGTVNGHAVRLGLLLLPGGGRYLMLSKDLCRAAGIQLGQHLTISLAPDPQPDYVELPAELAEALETWPEAEASFARHSGSMRRAMARHVATAKQTETRARRAVELIERLALNGHPFRK
- a CDS encoding NADP-dependent malic enzyme — translated: MLKINKQDALDYHSQSPAGKIEVVPTKPVSTQLDLALAYSPGVAEPCLAIAANPDDVYKYTAKGNLVAVISNGTAVLGLGNIGPAASKPVMEGKGVLFKKFAGIDCFDIEIDATDPDEFIRIVKALEPTFGGINLEDIKAPECFRIETELREKMNIPLMHDDQHGTAIISSAALLNGLEVVGKSIKDIRLVVSGAGAAAISCLRLYLALGLRLENVVVFDKDGVINASRTDLDPLQRHFATSRPISTMAEALEGADVFLGLSAANVLPAELLLKMADNPIVFALANPNPEIAYELAMATRPDIIMATGRSDHPNQVNNVLGFPYIFRGALDVRATEINEAMKLAAVRALSDLAKEPVPDMVNRAYGDNTLAFGRTYLIPKPLDPRLITAVSPAVARAAMESGSARVHIQDWVAYEDELRGRLGVNQKLMNRITSAARANPKRVVFAEADNYKILKAAQILFDEGIAVPILLGNRKKLEAIALANNLDLHGCQIIDILEEEAKREEYANLLYEKRRRRGITLYEGRRLLRERNYYGSMMLETGEADAFITGLTKDYGKSIVPSLQVIGVEEGVKRVASMYIIQHKKGPFFFADTTVNIDPTAEEMVDIIGLTAEAVRFFDAEPRVAVISYSNFGSNPGELPDKARRATELAKKRYPDLILDGEMQANTALNPDLLREQYPFSELAEKGGANTLIFPNVISGNIAYKVLQEIGGAEVIGPVLMGMRKPVHILQLGASVREIVNMASIAVVDAQQSQTNRGL